From the Phycisphaeraceae bacterium genome, one window contains:
- a CDS encoding TAT-variant-translocated molybdopterin oxidoreductase, whose product MPSLETTDQGKTYWRSIAEYADSEAFAAKIAEEFPGYDPDEIRSMSRRNFLALAGASMALAGLTMTGCRRWPREYVVPYASRPGGSTPGVPEKFASMIDRQGVARPTLVTSFDGRPIKIDGNPSHPASLGSSDVQTQAAILEMYDPDRSRSPLYGKGEQAAYSSWEAFDRYAGTQFGPLKGGQAAGVAFLSEATSSPTLLEMRARLLSAYPGAAWHTWESVNRDNALEGAQAAFGRRVRPQYDLAKADVIAAFESDLLADDPGYAINARGWAAGRKRADADVSGEMNRLYVAESTFTPTGMSADERLPVKVSKQITLLRALALRVGASGVADPGSLNGESAWVEALAADLAAHRGRSVVVVGDALPAEAHHLAHLINARLGNAGSTVTYIDEPGADQYPCGASLSDLAAKIESGAVTHLVILGGNPAYDAPASLDMTSKIAGVANTVHLSLYVNETSRLCQWHLPMAHALECWGDGTAWDGSLMVQQPLIEPLFGGKSAIELLAVVLRERPLAGYDLVQRTWAGRLGGGDFEKSWRKVVHDGMLDQKPETRTPSPNQNVQAGTYPTPAIEAVFKASPALGDGRMANSGWLQELPDSSTKVCWDNPALIHPADASKLGVTKDGDLITVSVDGVSLTMPAFRKQGQAKGSITLYLGYGRTEAGQIGSDVGVNVYPARPAGRDVAEASVTLAGGHHKLALTTQHHLVGLDWVGEYGLKKRVGDPKDPNYEPYVVKSTSLERYKKLPGFVDQNVHGDLSLQLWSPPPLDSTTSKVATKAKREGGPEAFNDPHAWGMSIDMNACTGCGACIIACQSENNIPVVGAHQVDMSREMHWLRLDVYYKGDPEGSPEVISMPMMCTHCENAPCEQVCPVAATVHDTEGLNTMVYNRCIGTRYCSNNCPYKVRRFNYFDYHSKDPRGAAMPWLDIPDNQQQKSVDQIKRMVFNPAVTVRMRGIMEKCTYCTQRIATAKITAKNEHQKKLRPSPLVQDGEIITACQMACPTEAIVFGNLNDADAKVSKIQSNPRAYEVLRELNTRPRTRHLAKIMNPNPVLAAARKASKGKATDGAHEETKHEAATHG is encoded by the coding sequence GTGCCATCGCTAGAAACCACCGATCAAGGCAAGACGTACTGGCGTTCCATCGCGGAATACGCTGATTCCGAGGCGTTTGCCGCGAAGATTGCCGAGGAGTTCCCCGGCTACGACCCGGACGAGATCCGTTCGATGTCGCGGCGTAACTTCCTCGCTCTGGCGGGTGCCTCGATGGCACTGGCCGGTCTGACGATGACAGGTTGTCGTCGCTGGCCGCGCGAGTACGTCGTGCCCTACGCTTCGCGTCCGGGCGGCTCCACGCCTGGGGTTCCCGAGAAGTTTGCGTCGATGATCGATCGGCAGGGCGTGGCTCGGCCGACGCTTGTGACGAGCTTTGACGGCCGGCCGATCAAGATCGACGGCAATCCATCGCACCCCGCGTCGCTGGGGTCGTCTGATGTGCAGACACAGGCGGCGATTCTCGAGATGTACGACCCGGATCGCTCCCGGTCGCCGTTGTACGGCAAGGGTGAGCAGGCGGCCTACAGCTCGTGGGAAGCGTTTGACCGCTACGCGGGGACTCAGTTCGGCCCGCTCAAGGGTGGGCAGGCCGCGGGCGTGGCGTTCCTTTCCGAGGCGACCAGCAGCCCGACGCTCCTGGAGATGCGGGCTCGATTGCTTTCGGCGTACCCCGGTGCGGCATGGCACACCTGGGAGTCGGTGAATCGTGACAACGCGCTCGAGGGTGCTCAGGCGGCGTTTGGCCGGAGGGTGCGTCCTCAGTATGACCTGGCTAAAGCAGACGTCATCGCTGCGTTCGAGAGTGACCTGCTCGCAGACGATCCCGGTTATGCGATCAATGCTCGCGGCTGGGCTGCGGGTCGCAAGCGTGCGGATGCCGATGTTTCTGGAGAGATGAACCGGCTCTATGTGGCCGAGTCGACCTTTACGCCGACGGGCATGTCAGCGGATGAGCGTCTGCCGGTGAAGGTGTCCAAGCAGATCACCCTGCTGCGAGCCCTCGCGCTCCGTGTGGGCGCTTCGGGCGTGGCGGACCCCGGCTCGCTCAATGGCGAGTCGGCGTGGGTCGAGGCGTTGGCTGCAGACCTGGCGGCGCATCGCGGCCGGTCGGTTGTTGTGGTTGGTGATGCCCTCCCCGCTGAGGCTCATCACCTCGCACACCTGATCAACGCTCGGCTGGGCAACGCTGGCAGCACGGTGACGTACATCGACGAGCCGGGTGCCGATCAGTACCCGTGTGGCGCAAGTCTCTCTGACCTTGCAGCGAAGATCGAGTCGGGTGCGGTCACGCATCTGGTGATTCTTGGTGGCAATCCGGCGTATGACGCCCCCGCGTCGCTGGATATGACCAGCAAGATCGCGGGTGTGGCCAACACGGTTCACCTGAGTCTTTATGTGAACGAAACGAGCCGTCTGTGCCAGTGGCACCTGCCGATGGCCCATGCCCTCGAGTGCTGGGGTGATGGCACGGCGTGGGACGGTTCGCTGATGGTTCAGCAGCCGCTGATCGAGCCGTTGTTTGGCGGCAAGTCGGCGATCGAACTGCTCGCGGTGGTGCTCCGAGAGCGCCCGCTAGCGGGTTACGACCTCGTGCAACGCACCTGGGCGGGGCGACTGGGTGGCGGCGACTTCGAGAAGTCGTGGCGCAAAGTCGTGCATGATGGCATGCTCGATCAGAAGCCTGAGACGCGGACGCCAAGTCCAAACCAAAATGTGCAGGCCGGAACCTATCCGACGCCAGCGATCGAGGCAGTCTTCAAGGCTTCGCCCGCGTTGGGTGACGGACGGATGGCCAACAGCGGGTGGCTGCAGGAACTGCCTGATTCATCGACGAAAGTCTGCTGGGACAACCCGGCGTTGATTCATCCTGCGGACGCCAGCAAGCTCGGCGTCACGAAAGATGGCGACCTGATCACGGTTTCGGTGGATGGCGTGTCGCTGACGATGCCAGCCTTCCGCAAGCAGGGTCAGGCGAAAGGTTCGATCACGCTCTACCTGGGCTACGGTCGGACCGAAGCCGGTCAGATCGGCAGCGACGTGGGCGTGAATGTCTACCCGGCACGGCCTGCGGGTCGTGATGTCGCAGAAGCAAGCGTGACGCTGGCTGGCGGACATCACAAGCTCGCGCTAACCACGCAGCATCACCTTGTGGGCCTGGATTGGGTCGGCGAATACGGTCTGAAGAAGCGTGTCGGTGACCCGAAGGACCCGAACTACGAGCCCTACGTCGTCAAGAGCACTTCGCTGGAGCGCTACAAGAAGCTGCCCGGCTTCGTCGATCAGAATGTTCACGGCGACCTGAGTCTCCAGCTCTGGAGCCCGCCGCCGCTGGACAGCACGACATCGAAGGTGGCGACCAAGGCCAAGCGCGAGGGCGGGCCAGAAGCCTTTAATGATCCGCACGCCTGGGGCATGAGCATCGACATGAATGCCTGCACCGGTTGCGGGGCGTGCATCATCGCGTGTCAGTCTGAGAACAACATCCCGGTCGTGGGTGCTCATCAGGTGGACATGAGCCGTGAGATGCACTGGCTCCGGTTGGATGTCTATTACAAGGGTGACCCCGAGGGATCGCCCGAGGTCATCTCGATGCCGATGATGTGCACGCACTGCGAGAACGCGCCGTGTGAGCAGGTCTGCCCGGTCGCGGCGACGGTGCACGACACCGAAGGCCTCAACACGATGGTCTACAACCGCTGCATCGGCACGCGGTACTGCTCGAACAACTGCCCGTACAAAGTCCGGCGGTTCAACTACTTCGATTATCACTCGAAGGACCCGCGCGGCGCGGCGATGCCCTGGCTGGACATCCCCGACAACCAGCAGCAAAAGAGTGTCGATCAGATCAAGCGCATGGTCTTCAATCCCGCGGTCACCGTCCGGATGCGTGGCATCATGGAGAAGTGCACCTACTGCACCCAGCGGATTGCCACGGCAAAGATCACGGCGAAGAACGAGCACCAGAAGAAGCTGCGGCCCAGCCCGCTTGTGCAGGATGGCGAGATCATCACGGCGTGCCAGATGGCCTGCCCGACCGAGGCGATTGTCTTTGGCAACCTCAACGATGCGGACGCGAAGGTCTCGAAGATTCAGTCGAATCCAAGGGCTTACGAGGTGCTGCGAGAGTTGAACACCCGGCCGAGGACCCGCCACCTGGCGAAGATCATGAACCCCAACCCCGTGCTCGCTGCGGCTCGCAAGGCCTCTAAGGGCAAGGCAACCGACGGCGCGCACGAGGAAACCAAGCACGAGGCCGCGACCCACGGCTGA
- the nrfD gene encoding NrfD/PsrC family molybdoenzyme membrane anchor subunit gives MATIHPQILMTDQNTYDHPSERPPLVTGANDFTTVTDKVVNIALGKPTAWWWIAFGITSFIAMLFFVQIGILFATGVGIWGNNQPASWGFPIINFVFWVGIGHAGTLISAILFLFRQNWRTSINRFAEAMTIFAVVCAGVFPLIHVGRPWLAFWLFPYPNQMAMWPQFRSPLLWDVFAVSTYFSVSLAFWYVGMVPDLATIRDRAKNRLTQIFYGVLSMGWNGSSRHWQRYERMYLLLAALATPLVLSVHSVVSFDFAISQLPGWHTTIFPPYFVAGAIYGGFAMVLTLAIPSRVIFGIKDLITMRHIDLMCKVMLGTGLIVTFAYAVEFFIAWYSNHHFEQFLFLNRPFGPYKWVGFAAMFTLNCVIPQILWFRWCRMNVWTVMLAAMSINAGMWFERYVIVVTSLTRDFLPSSWDDFMPTFFDYSMFFCSFGLFLSLFLIFLKVLPIIAIAEVKTVMPGAHEGHGHGEDHHGEESDR, from the coding sequence ATGGCGACGATCCATCCCCAAATCCTGATGACGGACCAGAACACCTACGACCACCCGTCGGAGCGTCCGCCGCTGGTCACCGGTGCCAACGACTTCACGACCGTGACGGACAAGGTCGTCAACATCGCGCTGGGCAAGCCCACGGCGTGGTGGTGGATCGCGTTTGGCATCACCAGCTTCATCGCGATGCTGTTCTTTGTTCAGATCGGCATCCTGTTCGCGACGGGTGTGGGCATCTGGGGCAACAACCAGCCCGCCTCGTGGGGCTTCCCGATCATCAACTTCGTGTTCTGGGTCGGCATCGGCCACGCCGGGACGCTGATCTCCGCGATCCTGTTCCTGTTCCGGCAGAACTGGCGGACCTCGATCAACCGGTTTGCTGAGGCGATGACGATCTTCGCCGTCGTCTGCGCCGGCGTCTTCCCGCTGATTCACGTCGGCCGACCGTGGCTGGCGTTCTGGCTTTTCCCGTACCCGAACCAGATGGCGATGTGGCCGCAGTTCCGCTCGCCGCTGCTCTGGGACGTGTTCGCGGTCTCGACCTACTTCAGCGTGTCGCTGGCCTTCTGGTACGTCGGCATGGTGCCCGACCTGGCTACGATCCGGGACCGGGCCAAGAATCGTTTAACGCAGATTTTCTACGGCGTCCTGTCCATGGGCTGGAACGGCTCGAGCCGTCACTGGCAACGCTACGAGCGGATGTACCTGCTGCTCGCGGCCCTGGCGACTCCGCTGGTGCTCTCGGTGCACTCGGTCGTGTCGTTTGACTTCGCCATTTCGCAGCTTCCCGGCTGGCACACGACGATCTTCCCGCCTTACTTCGTCGCCGGGGCGATCTATGGCGGGTTCGCCATGGTGCTGACGCTGGCCATCCCATCACGGGTGATCTTCGGCATCAAGGACCTGATCACGATGCGGCACATCGACCTGATGTGCAAGGTCATGCTCGGCACGGGGCTGATCGTGACGTTCGCCTACGCCGTCGAGTTCTTCATCGCCTGGTACTCGAACCACCATTTCGAGCAGTTCCTTTTCCTCAACCGCCCCTTCGGTCCCTACAAGTGGGTGGGCTTCGCGGCGATGTTCACGCTCAACTGCGTCATCCCGCAGATCCTGTGGTTCCGCTGGTGCCGCATGAACGTCTGGACCGTGATGCTCGCTGCGATGTCGATTAATGCCGGTATGTGGTTCGAGCGTTATGTGATCGTGGTCACCTCACTGACCCGTGATTTCCTGCCGTCGAGCTGGGACGACTTTATGCCGACGTTCTTCGATTACAGCATGTTCTTCTGCTCATTCGGGCTGTTCCTGAGTCTCTTCCTGATCTTCCTCAAGGTGCTCCCGATCATTGCCATCGCTGAAGTGAAGACCGTGATGCCGGGCGCACACGAGGGCCATGGTCATGGCGAAGACCACCACGGTGAGGAGTCCGACCGATGA
- a CDS encoding DUF3341 domain-containing protein gives MSVMDAPIPDTPTDEGSKKDLYGIIAEFKDINVLMPAVRKCRDDGYSKWDVHAPFPIHGIDEEMGLKRSILPYFVLVGGLIGMSLGIILTVYTMAGPINTWLWVNLEAYPYLISGKPYNSFPAYIPPIFELTILFSAFTAVFSMFALNGLPMLFHPLFKSTNFRRATADRFFICIEARDPKFDPETTYNYLRELGPESLEVIEE, from the coding sequence ATGAGCGTGATGGATGCCCCGATTCCCGACACTCCGACCGATGAGGGCTCCAAGAAGGACCTCTACGGCATCATCGCGGAGTTCAAAGACATCAATGTTCTGATGCCTGCGGTCCGCAAATGCCGGGACGACGGCTACAGCAAGTGGGATGTCCACGCACCCTTCCCGATCCACGGCATCGACGAGGAGATGGGGCTCAAACGCAGCATCCTCCCGTACTTCGTTCTGGTCGGCGGGCTGATCGGCATGAGCCTGGGGATTATCCTCACGGTCTACACCATGGCGGGCCCGATCAACACATGGCTGTGGGTGAACCTCGAAGCGTACCCGTACCTGATCTCAGGCAAGCCGTACAACAGTTTTCCCGCGTACATCCCGCCGATCTTCGAGTTGACGATCCTCTTCTCGGCGTTCACGGCGGTGTTCAGTATGTTCGCGCTCAATGGATTGCCGATGCTCTTCCACCCGCTGTTCAAGAGCACCAACTTCCGGCGTGCGACGGCGGATCGGTTTTTCATCTGTATCGAGGCGCGGGACCCGAAGTTTGATCCCGAAACCACCTACAACTACCTCCGCGAACTCGGACCCGAGTCGCTTGAGGTCATTGAAGAGTAA
- a CDS encoding cytochrome c, giving the protein MARPNDPDINYRLPKVPFVLIAAILIVCAFALIPPSLAALARQSMSDQPRVHLFQGMDHSIAPKAQDASTVFADGRAMRPRVVGTVARGELREDDHYYRGYRVENGETVYFRGFPEVFEISDRTMNLGMKEYNTSCFPCHGKDGYGNGPVHIRASWLSQRDPANNAWVPPSNLHAVDPTAGKPQYGPELYEDGRLFNVITHGIRNMAGYGHKLNEEDRWAIILYIRAMQRSQHASLADVPADKVEALGR; this is encoded by the coding sequence ATGGCCAGGCCCAACGATCCCGATATCAACTACCGGCTCCCCAAGGTGCCTTTCGTCCTGATCGCAGCGATCCTGATCGTCTGCGCGTTCGCGCTGATCCCGCCCTCGCTGGCGGCGTTGGCCCGGCAGAGCATGAGTGACCAGCCGAGGGTGCACCTCTTTCAGGGAATGGACCACTCCATCGCCCCGAAGGCTCAGGACGCCTCGACGGTGTTCGCTGACGGTCGAGCGATGCGCCCGCGCGTGGTGGGCACCGTCGCCCGTGGCGAGCTTCGTGAAGACGATCATTATTACCGGGGTTACCGGGTGGAGAACGGCGAGACGGTTTACTTCCGCGGGTTCCCTGAGGTGTTCGAGATTTCTGACCGGACGATGAACCTCGGTATGAAGGAATACAACACCAGTTGTTTCCCGTGCCACGGCAAGGACGGCTACGGCAATGGCCCGGTGCACATCCGAGCAAGCTGGTTGTCGCAGCGAGACCCGGCGAACAACGCCTGGGTCCCGCCGTCGAATCTCCACGCAGTCGATCCGACCGCGGGCAAGCCTCAGTACGGACCAGAACTGTACGAGGATGGCCGGTTGTTTAACGTGATTACGCACGGCATCCGCAACATGGCTGGCTACGGCCACAAGCTCAACGAGGAAGATCGCTGGGCGATCATCCTCTACATCCGCGCGATGCAGCGGAGTCAGCACGCGAGCCTGGCCGATGTGCCAGCCGACAAGGTCGAGGCACTCGGGCGGTGA
- a CDS encoding SCO family protein, with the protein MSRPSGTRFFGLLTALLVGLSSSFAMAQGAPPAASPAAVKPVDDKLPAYQPSSPPTDRTELLPPDLQGANIDETNLGQTIPLDLDFFDENGRAVKLSDYFRDGRPVILQMAYYRCPMLCPLVLDSMSNTIEEMGWLPGEDYQVITVSIDPRERPKDAMERKREVFLTLDEDAAAGWAFLTGRDEDIRSLADSVGFQYRYIERQDEYSHAAGIMVLSPEGRISRYFVMLKYPARTLRLSLVEAGEGKVGSTLDRILLTCFQYDAAEGRYVPVAMGLMKLGGAVTVTALGLLVGLMFAFEAVRRRSRDQVKSA; encoded by the coding sequence ATGTCTCGCCCCTCAGGAACAAGGTTTTTCGGTCTGCTGACAGCCCTGCTGGTCGGCCTGTCGTCATCATTCGCGATGGCTCAGGGCGCACCTCCTGCTGCCAGTCCCGCAGCCGTCAAACCCGTGGACGACAAGCTCCCCGCGTATCAGCCATCCTCCCCGCCGACGGATCGCACCGAGTTGCTGCCTCCCGATCTTCAGGGGGCCAACATCGACGAGACCAATCTCGGCCAGACCATCCCGCTGGACCTCGATTTCTTTGATGAAAACGGCCGCGCGGTCAAACTCTCCGATTACTTCCGCGACGGTCGACCGGTCATCCTGCAGATGGCTTATTACCGCTGCCCGATGCTCTGCCCTCTGGTGCTCGACTCCATGAGCAACACCATCGAGGAGATGGGCTGGCTGCCGGGCGAGGACTACCAGGTCATCACGGTGAGCATCGACCCCCGCGAGCGCCCCAAGGACGCCATGGAACGCAAGCGCGAAGTGTTCCTGACCCTTGATGAGGATGCCGCAGCAGGTTGGGCCTTCCTGACCGGCCGAGATGAGGACATCCGGTCGCTGGCCGATTCGGTCGGCTTTCAATACCGGTACATCGAACGTCAGGATGAGTACTCCCACGCAGCGGGGATCATGGTGCTGTCCCCCGAAGGCCGGATCTCACGGTACTTCGTGATGCTCAAGTATCCCGCCCGCACACTAAGGCTCTCACTGGTCGAAGCGGGCGAAGGAAAGGTCGGTTCGACGTTAGACCGAATTCTCCTAACATGCTTTCAGTACGACGCCGCCGAAGGGCGTTACGTCCCGGTCGCGATGGGGCTGATGAAGCTAGGCGGAGCGGTTACAGTGACCGCACTCGGGCTGTTGGTTGGGTTGATGTTCGCCTTCGAGGCGGTTCGTCGCCGATCTAGAGACCAGGTCAAATCAGCGTAA
- a CDS encoding c-type cytochrome — MSLLMASFIDEWVLNWMPRQASTTAEDIDYAFYWIYWVSVVCFVAIGFLMFFFSWKYKQKDMDTLGEGPTHSTALELAWTIPPTIAVLAFFAMGFVGYRDMAVPPSNTYQIVVTGYKWGWSFQYPNGYSDSNLHVPAGRPVELIMQSQDVIHSVFIPDFRVKKDCVPGRYNKLWFETEFDPEYAEELAAGDTTFTVNKHILFCTEYCGNKHSQMLADVYVHQPADFAAWLDSAADIRKDPPAVAGESLLNKSGCYQCHSIDGTVIIGPSFKDLYQHQGKWADGQDYVADANYIRESILYPGAHIVAGYQNVMPSYKGRLKDIEITAIIEYLKTISTHFSGSVETDWEKLESTGTASE; from the coding sequence ATGTCGCTATTGATGGCTTCTTTTATCGACGAGTGGGTCCTCAACTGGATGCCGCGCCAGGCGTCCACGACCGCGGAAGACATTGACTACGCCTTCTACTGGATCTACTGGGTCAGCGTGGTCTGCTTCGTGGCCATTGGCTTCCTCATGTTCTTCTTCTCGTGGAAGTACAAGCAGAAGGATATGGACACTCTCGGCGAGGGGCCGACCCACAGCACCGCTCTCGAGCTGGCCTGGACCATCCCACCCACCATCGCCGTCCTTGCCTTCTTCGCCATGGGGTTCGTCGGCTACCGCGACATGGCCGTCCCGCCCTCGAATACCTATCAGATCGTCGTGACTGGCTACAAGTGGGGCTGGTCCTTCCAGTACCCCAACGGCTACAGCGACTCCAACCTCCACGTCCCCGCTGGCCGTCCGGTCGAGCTCATTATGCAGTCGCAGGACGTGATCCACTCGGTGTTCATTCCCGATTTCCGCGTCAAGAAGGACTGCGTGCCCGGCCGGTACAACAAACTCTGGTTCGAGACCGAGTTCGACCCCGAGTATGCCGAAGAACTGGCCGCTGGCGACACGACCTTCACAGTCAATAAGCACATCCTCTTCTGCACCGAATACTGCGGGAACAAGCACTCCCAGATGCTCGCCGATGTCTACGTCCACCAGCCGGCTGACTTCGCCGCCTGGCTCGACTCCGCCGCCGACATCCGCAAGGACCCGCCCGCAGTCGCTGGCGAGTCCCTGCTCAACAAGAGTGGTTGCTACCAGTGCCACTCGATCGATGGAACCGTCATCATCGGCCCGAGCTTCAAGGACCTCTACCAGCATCAGGGTAAGTGGGCCGATGGCCAGGACTACGTCGCCGACGCGAACTACATCCGCGAGTCGATCCTCTACCCCGGCGCCCACATCGTCGCCGGTTACCAGAACGTGATGCCCTCCTATAAGGGCCGTCTCAAAGACATTGAGATCACAGCGATCATCGAGTACCTCAAGACCATCAGCACCCACTTCTCCGGCTCGGTCGAGACCGACTGGGAGAAGCTCGAGTCCACCGGCACCGCCAGCGAGTAA
- a CDS encoding cbb3-type cytochrome c oxidase subunit I — protein sequence MSVISTPETVEGNHAQDHGSNYITAEKGILSWLTTVDHKRIGLMYMIFVLTSFFIGGVFAIVARTELLSNEWTLLADEAAANDFYNHSFTLHGAVMTFLFIIPGIPAILGNFALPLMLGAKDVAFPKLNLGSWYLYMIGMCFFLWILLSGVIGVLLYANGVTPPDWLPVGLDTGWTFYTPYSTSTSTQVVAATMGVFILGFSSILTGLNFIATVHMLRPKWMGWFQIPLFVWALYATALIQILATPVLAITLLLLCAERILGIGIFDPALGGDPVLYQHFFWFYSHPAVYIMILPGLGIISELISTFSRKSIFGYKFIAFSSVAIAIFGFIVWGHHMFTSGQSSLLNAIFSLLTMSVAIPSAIKVFNWLATMWKGQIRLDTPMLYGLGFIWLFAIGGLTGLFLATISVDIFFHDTYFVVAHFHYVMVGSTLFAFMGGMYYWWPKIFGKMYNESFGRWSAIVVFIGFNMTFFIQFLAGTKGMPRRYAHYLDEYAFYHFFSSIGSYVLTVGLFMVLWNWVTSLISGPKASANPWGANSLEWYTSSPPPAHNFIGEPPTVLDPYDHANWKYDAEQHGYVLKEDPEEYAKKFAAQGGHH from the coding sequence ATGTCCGTCATCAGCACGCCCGAAACCGTCGAGGGCAATCACGCCCAAGACCATGGCAGCAACTACATCACCGCAGAGAAGGGCATCCTGTCCTGGCTCACCACGGTCGATCACAAACGCATCGGCCTGATGTACATGATCTTTGTGCTCACTTCGTTCTTCATCGGCGGGGTGTTCGCGATCGTCGCACGCACCGAGCTGCTCTCCAACGAATGGACGCTGCTCGCCGATGAGGCCGCAGCCAACGACTTCTACAACCACTCCTTCACACTCCACGGTGCGGTGATGACGTTCCTCTTCATCATCCCCGGCATCCCCGCGATCCTGGGTAACTTCGCGCTGCCCCTGATGCTGGGTGCCAAAGACGTCGCCTTCCCCAAGCTCAACCTCGGGTCTTGGTACCTGTACATGATCGGGATGTGCTTCTTCCTCTGGATCCTCCTCAGCGGGGTCATTGGCGTCCTGCTTTACGCCAACGGCGTCACGCCTCCGGATTGGCTCCCTGTTGGTCTCGATACCGGCTGGACCTTCTACACGCCTTACTCAACCTCGACGAGCACCCAAGTCGTCGCCGCCACTATGGGCGTCTTCATCCTCGGCTTCTCGTCGATCCTGACTGGTCTGAACTTCATCGCGACCGTGCACATGCTTCGTCCCAAGTGGATGGGCTGGTTCCAGATCCCCCTCTTCGTGTGGGCGCTCTACGCCACCGCCCTGATCCAGATTCTCGCCACGCCGGTCCTTGCCATCACGCTTCTGCTCCTCTGCGCCGAGCGCATCCTGGGCATCGGCATCTTTGACCCAGCCCTAGGCGGTGACCCGGTGCTCTACCAGCACTTCTTCTGGTTCTACTCACACCCAGCCGTCTACATCATGATCCTCCCGGGTCTCGGGATCATCTCCGAGCTGATCTCGACGTTCTCGCGCAAGAGTATCTTCGGCTACAAGTTCATCGCCTTCTCCTCGGTCGCCATCGCGATCTTCGGCTTCATTGTCTGGGGCCACCACATGTTCACCTCGGGCCAGTCATCGCTGCTCAACGCGATCTTCTCCCTGCTGACCATGAGCGTCGCCATCCCCTCAGCCATCAAGGTCTTCAACTGGCTCGCCACCATGTGGAAGGGTCAGATCCGTCTCGACACCCCGATGCTCTACGGCCTCGGCTTCATCTGGCTGTTCGCTATCGGCGGGCTCACGGGCCTCTTCCTGGCCACCATCTCCGTCGATATCTTCTTCCACGACACCTACTTCGTCGTCGCTCACTTCCACTACGTCATGGTCGGCTCGACACTCTTCGCGTTCATGGGCGGCATGTACTACTGGTGGCCCAAGATCTTCGGCAAGATGTACAACGAGTCCTTCGGTCGCTGGTCAGCGATTGTTGTGTTCATCGGCTTCAACATGACCTTCTTCATCCAGTTCCTGGCCGGTACCAAGGGCATGCCCCGGCGCTACGCGCACTACCTTGATGAGTACGCCTTCTATCACTTCTTCTCCTCGATCGGCTCGTACGTCCTCACCGTTGGGCTGTTCATGGTGCTCTGGAACTGGGTCACTTCGCTGATCAGTGGACCCAAGGCCTCCGCCAACCCCTGGGGTGCCAACTCGCTGGAGTGGTACACCAGCTCCCCGCCTCCCGCGCACAACTTCATCGGCGAGCCGCCAACGGTTCTCGATCCCTACGACCACGCCAACTGGAAGTATGATGCCGAGCAACATGGCTACGTCCTCAAGGAAGACCCCGAGGAGTACGCCAAAAAGTTCGCCGCACAGGGCGGCCATCACTAA